GTGGCGATTATTGCACTATTCTGTAGAGGTTGTGCCAATCGAGTAAATGCATCATCCCAAGCAGTTAGCGTTGGTTCTTTGGGAATCCAATGAGGGTCCTGTGTAAAGAACTCTGCTGGCGCTCTGAATGAAACTGAGATAATCTGCAGAAACACGCCTATAATGAAGAGTAAATAGATGGCGAGCAGGGAGAACCGTAAACTGTGATAAGCAACATCTCCCAGCGTCATGTTCCCGAATGGCCAATATTCAGAGTCGTTGACAGACATTATTGCATCACTGCATCCGTGTCAGCGTGAGTGAATTGGTACAAGAAGAATGCGATAATCCCTAGGACGAGGATGAGAAGTATCATGCCGACAGCGTAGCCAAGTCCCAGTGAGTTCTGAGTGAACGCAAACCTAAACAGCAATACGGCCAACAACGATGTTTCGAATCCAGGCCCTCCTCCTGTCATTTGAAGCGGTTGTGCGATTTTTGAGAGGTTCCAGATGACTCGGAGGCTCACAGCGATGTAAATTGCTGTTTTTAATTGTGGCAGGGTAATCCAGCGGAACTGCTGAATCCGATTCGCTCCGAATATACGAGCCGCTTCATACTGACGTTCTGGGAGTCCGTCAAGAGAAGCGAGTATAATTATGAACATAAACGGCCAAAAAGTAAACGCTGTAGCGATCATAATCCCAATCATCGCGCCAATACCGGACGTTTGCCAATAGATTGGATCACCAAGGATCCCCCAGTCAACTAAATACTGGAACACTGGACCGAAATCTGGTTGGAGAATCCACAGCCAAATTGTACCAGAGACTACTGGCGCCATCGCAAATGGACTAATTAGAATACTGCTGACTATGCTCTTGAGACGATTACGACGAATATGTGTTACAAGAAGTGCTGCGACTAGAGCAAGCACAAGTTGGACTATTGTAACAGTAGCAAAGATGAGTGTTGCTTTCAATGACGTATAGAACGGCTCCCAACTGAGCAAATACGCATAGTTGTCGAGCCCGACCCACTCTGGATCACCCGTTCCAAGTGGCCAACTATGGAAACTCATCCAGACGCCCTTCATGAATGGTATCCATAGTAAGACTGCGAGGAACAATATCACCGGTAGTACAAGCATGTATTCAAACCGATACTCTTGGACGCTATCGAGGAACCGATGATAGCTATTACGTGTGGATTGTTGGAGTTTATTTTCTGATGACATTATAAGTACCTTTTAGCATTTGGTAACAATTATATGGTAACAGACACCGTAGATTTAGGTTTGTCGCTTCTGAGCAGGCCTATCCGCTGAACCCTTCGGTGCCTTCCATTGCATCGCGGAGGTCGCTGGCCGTGTTTGCGACTGCTTCTTCCGGAGTGACCTCTCCACGCATCATCTGCTGCCAGTGAGGACCGGGCCCCTGGAACATAAGTGTTGAACCAAGGGGTGTAATCTCCCATGCAGCCTCTTGAGCCTCAATCATGTCGAAGAGTGTCTCCATCATATGATGCCCCTCTTCAGCTGGCGAGAGCTCCATCGCACGATCTTTGATATCGAGACGAACAGGTGCGTAGCCGATATCAAACATTTGAGACGATTGCCAACTCTCGGTCATGAAGGTCTTTTGATACTCAATTGCAGCCCGCTGTTGACGCTCCCACTTGGCACTATCAGCATTCTCCGGCTTTTCCGTAATGCCAATTGTGTACGGACCAAGTGCCCCATTCGGCCCTCCAGATTCAGAGTACATCGGATTCCATTGTATATCTCCGTTAGCTAGTTTATCTTCAGCTCGCGACAAAAACTCGGGGAACGTAGACCACTCTGGCATTGAGATAGACGTTGTTCCGTTTATCAATGCCTGCATCTGTTCTTCATCAGTTGCTTGGGGCGTCGTTGGCCCTGATAGACCATACTCGCTATAAATGGCTTTGAACCGGCGCCAAGTCTTTACCCATGTATCATTCTCGTAAGCGACGTCAGTGCCATCTTCATTTACGAGTAGCCCCTTTGATCCACCTTCGGCTACGGCTGCAGGTTGCGCTGCATCGATCCAGTCGAATGCTTGTCCGAAAATGTGGAAGCCCCATTCTCCAGGTCCATTTTCCTGTAAGGTTTGGGCGACATCAATTAAATCGTCGAAAGATTCAGGAGGAAAATCGTTGTCGGGATCCAGTCCGGCTTCCTCAAAATGGTCCATTCGCGCGACAAGAGGGTTACGTGGATAGGCAGCTATTGGGAGCTCCCACATTGTATCCTGGTAATCTGACGGGAGTGCTCGTGCAGCGTGCTTCTGAACCGGTTCGATCCACTCGACTGCTTCCCGAGTCTTTTGATCAAACTGGTCACTGAACTGCTCGAACGGTTTGACGTAATCTCCAAGGATGAAGGGGGAATCAAGAGGGTTTTCCCCAATGTACATATTTGGAATGTTCCCACGTTCGAAGTTACTGATCCAGTTACCTCCTGCTAACTCGGAGTAGTTCGACCAGTTAGGTTGAATCGTCGCACCTGTCTCCGATTCGAAGTCTTGAATCTTCTTTTCCAGGTTCCGTCGTGCCGCCCTGGAGTTGGTGTTGATCGAATCCCAATATCTGAACGTCACCCCAGATAGGTTGACTTCATTGGCATTTTCGTCAGTGGCTTTGTCTTTTTCCGTTTCTTGATTATTGCCACCATCGCTGCTACCATCGCTGCTACCATCGCTGCTACCATCACTGCCACCATCACTTGAACAACCTGCAACGCTTGCAGCAATACCAGCACCAATTGTTTTCAACAAATTTCTTCGTCTTTCGTCTGTATTTCCCGTCATTGTTATTACCTCTAACTACGGCCCATCAGTTTATTTGTCCGACTTCCATTTATAATTTTCGTTTATTATCATCCTCGTGTTATGAATCGTAGTCGTTGCTCATCATAGCAGGGGTTGCCAAAGTATCTGCGCGACTTTTCAGTGTAACCGTAGTACTGGTACGGTCGGTCTTGATGAGGATCGCAAAGTAGGTGATGCTCGAAGACAACCACTTTAGCTGGCAGTAGACTTCGAAACCAAGCCGATCGGGACCAATCCGAGTGAGGACTCTAGCGAAATCCAGACTCTACATGCGTTCGAAAGGGAGTCGTCTGCAGGAACTCAAACACTCTTGCCACAGTTCGAACGAGTGAGATGTTCCCGTGAAGATGCTCTTTCAATGTCCGTCTTCCGCTGGATTAGCTCTGACGGATCAACGATGACTGTCCCACTACTATTTACAGTAATCCGACATCCCTCATAATCAAACGTAATTGATCCGTTGCAGGGCTTCGTTTGGTTCGAAGTCGCAGAAAATATCCTGTCGAGTGTGTCTGGATCGATTCTAGTGAATAACGGTGACAAGGTGGTCATGTCTTCGTCCTTTGCCTCTGCAACGGCAGCAACGATTGCCTCACTCGGTCGGCGAATCTGATGGTCAAACTTACCGTTTCACTCGAAACCCCATTTTTAGCCTCTTCCGTCAGTCTCGATGAGAGTGCCTCAATGAGACGGCGGATCACGCTACACAACCGAGCACTGAGTGCTTGGTCAGTAATTCCGAGATCATCGGCCATCTCTGGCTAACCCGAATCGAGCTCTCGAGAGTCTGTGAAAAGGGATGACTATGGAGAGTACTCATGCTAGTCCTCATCCATGCAAGATCTTTGTGTTCATCGAACGGAACCACAGTCTAAAAATAGCGAAGCGGACTATGACTTCTCACATGTCCACCCCCTCTCGATATCTTAACGCGATGGCAAATTCATCATTGTTTCTCCGGCTGTTATTCGGTGTCGTACTCCTGGTTGGTATACAACCGACCTATGCGTGGGTCTATTCGCTCACTCCAAATACGAGTCCATTGCAGGCAATCGCTGTATCCACCCTTACGCTTATTGTCTGGTTAGCACTGCTTATCTGGTCTGTCGGTGCATATCGAGATATTAAGGCTGCTCGTGATGGCCGCATCCGTGAACGATATTGACAAAATTGACAAAGTCATCCTTTCCCTCAAGCTTCTGTCTCAGTGAAAGAATTTTACTGGACAAGATTTTTTATTTAGTATACTTATACTTCGATTTTTTCCGGTAGCGAGCGTCTGTTGTAGGATTGGTCGTTGGTGGTGGATCTTCTGAGTAACTTCGATCCATCCCTTCAACATCGGCGGTAGGAAAGGACCAATACACTCACGGAGTTCGGGAAGGATGAATACAGAGGTCAAGGCCGTCTACTTCGACCGCGGGTTTCCGATGACAAGTGTCTCACACTGTTGCAGGCGCACAACTGCAGCTACGTGATACCGATTATCAGATGGGGCGAGACATCCAGTAGGTACTCCCGAAGGGTTGGAGCGTGTCATCGACTACGATTTGGCAGGGTAACTTGAGGGTCACAACTGGACTTCGAGTTTCCCGTCTACACCACCTGTCAGTACATGAATGGTTGATAAGACAACCACGGGTTGGCGCGTCAGCG
This window of the Haloarcula marina genome carries:
- a CDS encoding carbohydrate ABC transporter permease; translated protein: MKGVWMSFHSWPLGTGDPEWVGLDNYAYLLSWEPFYTSLKATLIFATVTIVQLVLALVAALLVTHIRRNRLKSIVSSILISPFAMAPVVSGTIWLWILQPDFGPVFQYLVDWGILGDPIYWQTSGIGAMIGIMIATAFTFWPFMFIIILASLDGLPERQYEAARIFGANRIQQFRWITLPQLKTAIYIAVSLRVIWNLSKIAQPLQMTGGGPGFETSLLAVLLFRFAFTQNSLGLGYAVGMILLILVLGIIAFFLYQFTHADTDAVMQ
- a CDS encoding ABC transporter substrate-binding protein, translating into MTGNTDERRRNLLKTIGAGIAASVAGCSSDGGSDGSSDGSSDGSSDGGNNQETEKDKATDENANEVNLSGVTFRYWDSINTNSRAARRNLEKKIQDFESETGATIQPNWSNYSELAGGNWISNFERGNIPNMYIGENPLDSPFILGDYVKPFEQFSDQFDQKTREAVEWIEPVQKHAARALPSDYQDTMWELPIAAYPRNPLVARMDHFEEAGLDPDNDFPPESFDDLIDVAQTLQENGPGEWGFHIFGQAFDWIDAAQPAAVAEGGSKGLLVNEDGTDVAYENDTWVKTWRRFKAIYSEYGLSGPTTPQATDEEQMQALINGTTSISMPEWSTFPEFLSRAEDKLANGDIQWNPMYSESGGPNGALGPYTIGITEKPENADSAKWERQQRAAIEYQKTFMTESWQSSQMFDIGYAPVRLDIKDRAMELSPAEEGHHMMETLFDMIEAQEAAWEITPLGSTLMFQGPGPHWQQMMRGEVTPEEAVANTASDLRDAMEGTEGFSG
- a CDS encoding HalOD1 output domain-containing protein, encoding MRRPSEAIVAAVAEAKDEDMTTLSPLFTRIDPDTLDRIFSATSNQTKPCNGSITFDYEGCRITVNSSGTVIVDPSELIQRKTDIERASSREHLTRSNCGKSV